Proteins found in one Candidatus Methylarchaceae archaeon HK02M2 genomic segment:
- a CDS encoding secondary thiamine-phosphate synthase enzyme YjbQ produces MTVLTKHLSLSTKGELDMIDITNSVGKVVKDTKLENGIVTVFVPGSTGALTTIEYEPGLLKDFPDMLERIIPKSLEYEHEKRWHDGNGHSHVRASLIGPSLTIPFKEKRLILGTWQQVVFIELDIHSRSRELILQIIGE; encoded by the coding sequence ATGACCGTCTTAACAAAGCACCTTAGTTTATCTACAAAAGGCGAATTGGATATGATCGATATAACCAATTCGGTAGGTAAAGTTGTAAAAGATACTAAGCTCGAAAACGGTATAGTAACCGTTTTCGTTCCTGGTTCTACTGGTGCCTTGACGACTATTGAGTATGAGCCAGGTCTACTGAAGGATTTCCCAGATATGTTAGAGAGGATCATTCCAAAAAGCCTAGAATATGAGCATGAGAAAAGGTGGCATGATGGTAATGGGCATTCACATGTGAGGGCCTCACTTATAGGACCTAGTCTTACAATTCCTTTCAAGGAGAAGAGGTTAATTTTAGGGACATGGCAACAAGTAGTCTTTATAGAGTTAGATATTCATAGTCGATCAAGAGAGCTAATCTTACAGATAATAGGCGAATGA
- a CDS encoding DJ-1/PfpI family protein, giving the protein MSKKVLIIIAPKNFRDEEFLVPKDILEKADVEVHVASTTKGTAKGMLGVNVDIQIIVDEVDPADYDAVVVVGGPGSQTYLWDNQRVLEIVKEADDLGKIVSAICISPVVLARAGLLFNKKATVCSTDKTISELKKAGAKISGAPVEVDGRIITGRGPEAAKEFGKKILESII; this is encoded by the coding sequence ATGTCGAAGAAAGTTCTGATAATTATCGCGCCAAAGAATTTCAGAGACGAGGAGTTCCTAGTACCAAAGGATATCTTAGAAAAAGCTGATGTAGAAGTTCATGTAGCCAGCACAACCAAAGGAACAGCCAAAGGTATGTTAGGCGTTAATGTAGACATTCAAATTATTGTGGATGAAGTCGATCCAGCTGATTACGATGCAGTTGTTGTTGTAGGTGGTCCTGGTTCTCAGACTTATTTGTGGGACAACCAAAGAGTTCTAGAAATTGTTAAAGAGGCAGATGATCTTGGGAAGATAGTCTCAGCGATATGTATCTCCCCTGTAGTTCTCGCTCGAGCAGGTCTACTCTTTAATAAAAAGGCAACGGTCTGTAGTACAGACAAAACCATAAGTGAGCTTAAGAAGGCTGGAGCGAAGATATCAGGAGCACCAGTCGAAGTGGATGGTAGGATAATAACAGGAAGAGGACCAGAGGCAGCTAAAGAATTTGGAAAGAAGATACTAGAGAGTATTATATGA